A genome region from Macaca nemestrina isolate mMacNem1 chromosome 15, mMacNem.hap1, whole genome shotgun sequence includes the following:
- the LOC105464533 gene encoding myoglobin: MGLSDGEWQLVLNVWGKVEADIPSHGQEVLIRLFKGHPETLEKFDKFKHLKSEDEMKASEDLKKHGVTVLTALGGILKKKGHHEAEIKPLAQSHATKHKIPVKYLELISESIIQVLQSKHPGDFGADAQGAMNKALELFRNDMAAKYKELGFQG, from the exons ATGGGGCTCAGCGACGGGGAATGGCAGTTGGTGCTGAACGTCTGGGGGAAGGTGGAGGCTGACATCCCAAGCCACGGGCAGGAAGTCCTCATCAG GCTCTTTAAGGGTCACCCTGAGACTCTGGAGAAGTTTGACAAGTTCAAGCACCTGAAGTCAGAGGACGAGATGAAGGCGTCTGAGGACCTAAAGAAGCATGGCGTCACCGTGCTCACTGCCCTGGGCGGCATCCTTAAGAAGAAGGGGCATCACGAGGCGGAGATTAAGCCCCTGGCGCAGTCGCATGCCACCAAGCACAAGATCCCTGTGAAGTACCTGGAG TTGATCTCGGAATCCATCATCCAAGTTCTGCAGAGCAAGCATCCCGGGGACTTCGGTGCCGACGCCCAGGGGGCCATGAACAAGGCCCTGGAGCTGTTCCGGAACGACATGGCCGCCAAGTACAAAGAGCTGGGCTTCCAGGGTTAG